One genomic region from Nymphaea colorata isolate Beijing-Zhang1983 chromosome 10, ASM883128v2, whole genome shotgun sequence encodes:
- the LOC116262153 gene encoding uncharacterized protein LOC116262153, which produces MALQLAAFTISAPPRPLNFPILPFHCAASSRRLSAGLPPLRIKQRRRILAEIPSSENRFQLLRCLEAAMLALAFSAVVSGNASASGLPLLDSSVLSREPSNALSLPTWAIHISSVAEWVAAMALVWEYGEKSGFESWKGLSWGMVPLLGGALCACTWHFFYNSESLDVLVALQAALTVLGNFTMCIAAFRIYRSTRG; this is translated from the exons ATGGCGTTGCAGCTGGCCGCCTTTACCATCTCCGCTCCTCCTCGCCCCTTAAACTTTCCCATCCTTCCCTTCCACTGCGCTGCTTCAAGTCGTCGACTTTCGGCTGGTCTGCCTCCGCTCCGGATCAAACAACGCCGCCGGATTCTCGCCGAAATCCCTTCATCGGAAAACCGTTTCCAACTCTTGCGATGCTTGGAGGCGGCAATGCTCGCGCTCGCCTTCTCCGCTGTTGTCTCTGGTAACGCCTCGGCGTCAGGATTGCCCCTCCTGGATTCGTCGGTACTCTCCCGGGAGCCCTCGAACGCGCTTTCCCTTCCCACTTGGGCCATTCACATCTCGAGTGTCGCAGAGTG GGTTGCGGCCATGGCTCTAGTTTGGGAGTATGGAGAGAAATCGGGATTTGAATCTTGGAAAGGGCTTTCTTGGGGCATG GTTCCTCTTCTTGGTGGAGCATTGTGCGCGTGCACCTGGCATTTCTTTTATAATTCTGAGTCGCTCGAT GTACTTGTGGCTCTACAAGCAGCATTGACAGTTCTTGGTAACTTTACAATGTGCATAGCGGCATTTCGTATCTACAGGTCCACTCGAGGATGA